A window of the Parabacteroides merdae ATCC 43184 genome harbors these coding sequences:
- a CDS encoding TolC family protein, which produces MKQISSLLLSCLLLLPAGMNAEEDAPKQWTLRDCIDYALEHNITIQRNRISAESAQEDVKTAKADFLPSLSGNISQRVVNRPNSARGTIISGDNITTSESKTSYNGSYGIDANWTVYNGSKRVNTVKQQKLNNRIAELNVDESENSIEESITQLYVQILYSAEAVKVNESTLEVSRKEFERGQELFNVGSIASSDLAQLEAQVSSDNYQLVTSQATLQDYKLQLKQLLELDGDIEMDLYLPQLSDSNVLIPLPEKDDVYNTALSLRPEIEAGKLNVESSDLSIKMARAGYLPTLNLSAGIGSTNANGSDFSFSEQVKQNWNNSLGLTLSIPIFDKRQTKSSINKAKLQKQTSQLDLLDNKKTLYKTIENLWLAANSAQQQYVAASQKLKSTETSYSLVSEQFNVGMKNTVELLTEKNNLLSAQQETLQAKYTAILNAGLLRFYQGEEINLF; this is translated from the coding sequence ATGAAACAGATTTCTTCCCTACTCCTCTCCTGCCTGCTTCTCCTGCCCGCCGGGATGAATGCGGAGGAAGACGCACCCAAACAATGGACGCTTCGCGATTGTATCGATTACGCCCTGGAGCATAACATCACCATACAGCGGAACCGCATCAGCGCCGAGAGTGCCCAAGAAGACGTAAAGACAGCCAAGGCGGATTTCCTGCCTTCCTTGAGCGGGAACATCAGCCAGCGCGTCGTCAACCGCCCGAACAGTGCAAGAGGCACCATCATCAGCGGCGATAACATCACGACAAGCGAAAGCAAAACCTCGTACAACGGCAGCTACGGCATCGACGCCAACTGGACTGTGTATAACGGCAGCAAACGGGTGAACACCGTCAAACAACAGAAGCTGAACAACCGCATCGCCGAACTGAACGTGGACGAAAGCGAAAACTCGATCGAGGAAAGTATCACCCAACTGTATGTACAGATCCTCTACTCGGCCGAAGCTGTCAAAGTAAACGAATCGACACTTGAAGTAAGCCGGAAAGAGTTTGAACGGGGACAGGAATTGTTCAACGTCGGCAGTATCGCCTCAAGCGACCTCGCCCAACTGGAAGCGCAGGTCAGCAGCGACAACTACCAGCTGGTGACCTCCCAGGCTACCCTGCAGGATTATAAGTTGCAATTGAAACAGCTTCTCGAACTGGACGGAGACATCGAAATGGACCTCTACCTGCCGCAACTGAGCGACAGCAACGTCCTGATCCCGCTTCCCGAAAAAGACGATGTCTACAACACCGCCCTCAGCCTGCGTCCCGAAATAGAAGCAGGAAAGCTGAACGTGGAGAGCTCGGACCTGAGCATCAAGATGGCACGTGCAGGATATCTCCCGACCTTAAACCTCAGCGCAGGCATCGGAAGCACGAATGCCAACGGCAGCGACTTCAGCTTCAGCGAACAGGTCAAGCAGAACTGGAACAACTCGCTGGGACTGACCCTCAGCATCCCCATCTTCGACAAGCGGCAGACGAAAAGTTCCATCAACAAGGCCAAGCTGCAAAAGCAGACTAGCCAGCTGGACCTGCTGGACAACAAGAAGACACTCTACAAGACCATCGAAAACCTCTGGCTAGCCGCCAACAGCGCACAACAGCAATACGTGGCAGCTTCACAGAAGTTGAAGAGCACGGAAACCAGCTACTCTCTCGTCAGCGAACAATTCAACGTCGGCATGAAAAATACAGTAGAATTGCTCACGGAAAAAAATAACCTGTTAAGCGCACAACAGGAAACGCTCCAGGCCAAATACACGGCCATACTGAACGCAGGCTTGTTGCGCTTCTACCAAGGAGAAGAAATCAATTTATTCTGA
- a CDS encoding chromate transporter has translation MIWLQLFYVYLKIGIFGFGGGYAMLSLIQADVVDRYGWISSQEFTDIVAISQMTPGPIGINSATYIGYTAIHNAGYSPAMAVLGSCLTTFAVCLPSFLLVLAISYAFAKFRNNKYVAAAFYGLRPATVGLIAAAALLLMNSENFIDYKSFLIFGAAFILTWKFKINPILMIILAGIAGIVLYW, from the coding sequence ATGATCTGGTTGCAATTATTCTATGTATATCTGAAAATCGGGATATTCGGTTTCGGTGGCGGCTATGCGATGCTCTCCCTGATACAGGCAGACGTGGTGGACCGCTACGGATGGATTTCGTCACAGGAATTTACGGATATCGTCGCCATCTCGCAGATGACCCCCGGGCCGATCGGGATCAACAGCGCCACCTATATCGGATATACAGCCATCCACAATGCCGGCTATTCGCCCGCGATGGCCGTATTAGGCTCCTGCCTAACGACATTTGCCGTCTGCCTGCCCTCTTTCCTGCTAGTGCTGGCCATCTCATACGCCTTTGCAAAATTCAGGAACAACAAATATGTAGCAGCCGCGTTCTACGGCCTTCGTCCGGCTACGGTCGGCCTGATTGCGGCAGCGGCTTTGCTATTGATGAATAGCGAGAACTTCATCGACTATAAAAGTTTCCTGATCTTCGGGGCTGCGTTCATCCTCACCTGGAAGTTCAAGATCAACCCGATCCTGATGATTATCCTGGCAGGAATCGCCGGGATAGTTCTCTATTGGTAA
- a CDS encoding chromate transporter — translation MYWTLFLTFVKIGTFTIGGGYAMLPLIQREVVDKGWLSKEDFIDLFSVAQSLPGIFAVNISIFVGYKLKKVPGGIVCALGSILPSFFIILAIALFFTHVQDNVWVEKAFKGLRPAVVALIAVPCLTTARSIKMSYKELVIPIAAALLIWQGGLSPVWIILAAIIGGLVYGLKIKKD, via the coding sequence ATGTACTGGACACTTTTTCTGACATTCGTCAAAATAGGGACTTTCACTATCGGGGGAGGATATGCGATGCTGCCCCTGATACAGCGGGAAGTGGTAGATAAAGGATGGCTTTCGAAGGAAGATTTCATCGACCTCTTCTCCGTAGCCCAGTCCTTGCCCGGCATTTTCGCCGTGAACATCTCTATTTTTGTAGGATATAAACTGAAAAAAGTGCCAGGTGGTATTGTTTGCGCTTTGGGAAGCATCCTTCCCTCCTTCTTCATCATTCTGGCTATCGCGCTGTTCTTTACACACGTGCAGGACAACGTATGGGTAGAGAAGGCGTTTAAAGGATTGCGTCCGGCGGTCGTCGCCCTGATTGCCGTGCCTTGCCTGACAACGGCACGTTCGATCAAGATGAGTTACAAAGAGCTGGTTATCCCTATCGCTGCCGCACTGCTGATCTGGCAGGGAGGGTTGTCTCCTGTGTGGATTATTCTGGCAGCTATCATAGGAGGACTTGTTTACGGACTGAAAATAAAGAAAGACTGA
- a CDS encoding type II toxin-antitoxin system YafQ family toxin has protein sequence MSSYTILITKRFEKDLEICKKRGLKLSLLYTVIEQLKLNGTLPKQYRAHKLSGNYANYWECHIKGDWLLIWEQNDDELILILTSTGTHSDLF, from the coding sequence ATGAGTTCATACACGATCCTAATCACTAAACGATTTGAAAAGGACTTGGAAATATGTAAGAAGAGGGGACTAAAACTTAGCCTCCTCTATACTGTAATAGAGCAACTCAAATTGAACGGGACATTACCAAAACAATATCGTGCCCACAAACTAAGTGGTAATTATGCTAACTATTGGGAATGCCATATTAAAGGCGATTGGTTATTAATATGGGAGCAAAACGATGATGAACTCATTTTGATATTAACCTCAACCGGAACACATTCAGATTTATTCTAA
- a CDS encoding S41 family peptidase, translated as MKRILLPLLILSVFAASMSAQRGNNIDARKLQLALYAISNLYVDSTSETKLVEDAIVGMLEKLDPHSTYTDPEETKEMTEPLQGNFDGIGIQFNMLTDTLYVIQVIPGGPSEKVGLMAGDRIIMVDDTLIAGVKMKNTDVMKRLRGPKNTEVRVKVLRGGVPDLIEFKITRGKIPVYSLDAAYMADKATGYIKLNRFAASSADEFREALEKLKKQGMKNLILDLQGNGGGYLNIAIDLADEFLGKDKLIVYTEGNKQPREEAKSSARGGFEEGRLVVLVDETSASASEILSGAVQDWDRGVVVGRRTFGKGLVQKPIPMPDGSMIRLTVARYYTPTGRSIQKPYVNGNQEQYNHDLIDRYNRGELMSADSIHFPDSMKYNTLETKRIVYGGGGIMPDVFIPVDTSRYTDYHRSVVAAGLVNRIAMNYLDRHRAELNKKYPKFAQYKQNFNVTDDIMQELVTLAKDDKIEFNEEQYNRSKPLIMLQIKALIARDLYDMAEYFQVINDDNESFQEALRLINDEQRYKKELGR; from the coding sequence ATGAAACGAATTTTACTTCCACTCCTTATATTGAGTGTATTTGCCGCCTCGATGTCGGCACAGCGCGGTAACAACATAGATGCCCGCAAGCTCCAGTTGGCCCTGTATGCCATCTCCAACCTATATGTAGACTCTACAAGCGAAACGAAGTTGGTGGAGGACGCCATCGTCGGCATGCTGGAAAAGCTGGACCCTCACTCTACCTATACGGACCCGGAAGAGACGAAAGAGATGACGGAACCGTTGCAAGGTAACTTCGACGGGATCGGCATCCAGTTCAATATGCTGACGGATACTTTATACGTGATCCAGGTAATTCCCGGCGGGCCTTCGGAAAAGGTCGGCCTGATGGCTGGCGACCGCATCATCATGGTGGACGACACGCTGATTGCCGGCGTCAAGATGAAGAATACGGATGTGATGAAACGCCTGCGCGGTCCGAAGAATACGGAAGTGCGGGTAAAGGTCCTGCGCGGCGGAGTGCCCGACCTGATCGAGTTCAAGATCACACGTGGAAAGATTCCGGTATACAGCCTGGATGCCGCTTACATGGCGGATAAGGCTACCGGATACATCAAGCTGAACCGCTTTGCCGCTTCGTCGGCCGACGAATTCCGGGAAGCACTGGAGAAACTGAAGAAACAGGGAATGAAGAACCTGATCCTCGACTTGCAGGGGAACGGCGGGGGATATCTGAATATCGCGATCGACCTGGCCGACGAGTTCTTAGGCAAGGACAAGCTGATCGTTTATACCGAAGGAAACAAACAACCGCGCGAGGAAGCCAAGTCTTCGGCCCGCGGAGGGTTTGAAGAAGGACGTTTGGTTGTGCTGGTAGACGAAACATCCGCATCCGCCAGTGAAATCCTTTCCGGTGCGGTGCAGGATTGGGACCGTGGCGTGGTCGTAGGCCGCCGTACGTTCGGAAAAGGGCTGGTACAGAAACCGATCCCGATGCCTGACGGCTCAATGATCCGCCTGACGGTTGCCCGCTATTATACGCCTACAGGCCGTTCTATCCAGAAACCGTATGTCAACGGCAACCAGGAGCAATACAACCATGACTTGATCGACCGCTACAACCGGGGCGAACTGATGAGTGCGGATAGCATCCATTTCCCCGATTCGATGAAGTACAATACGCTGGAGACGAAACGCATCGTCTATGGCGGCGGCGGTATCATGCCGGATGTCTTTATCCCGGTCGACACCTCGCGCTACACGGATTATCACCGCAGCGTCGTGGCTGCCGGCCTGGTGAACCGCATCGCCATGAATTATTTGGACCGTCATCGTGCCGAACTGAACAAGAAATATCCGAAGTTCGCCCAATACAAGCAGAACTTCAACGTGACAGACGACATAATGCAAGAACTGGTCACACTGGCTAAAGACGACAAGATCGAGTTCAACGAAGAGCAATACAACCGTTCCAAGCCGCTCATCATGCTCCAAATCAAGGCGCTTATCGCACGCGACCTGTATGATATGGCCGAATACTTCCAGGTCATCAACGACGACAACGAAAGCTTCCAGGAAGCCTTGCGCCTCATCAACGACGAACAGCGGTACAAAAAAGAATTGGGACGGTAA
- the coaD gene encoding pantetheine-phosphate adenylyltransferase: protein MDNTIKTGEGQESTDNYQLSIASCPLKRIALFPGTFDPFTIGHESLVSRGLELVDEIIISIGINDTKRTYFSLEKRLEAIQELYKDEPRVRVMSYDSLTVDFAQQMNAGFILRGIRTVNDFEYEKSIADVNRKLSGIETFILFTEPEHTHISSSIVRELLRYGKDISQFVPKGTNLY from the coding sequence ATGGATAATACGATAAAAACAGGGGAGGGACAGGAATCGACCGATAATTATCAATTGTCAATTGCCAGTTGTCCATTAAAAAGGATCGCTCTTTTCCCCGGAACGTTCGATCCTTTCACGATCGGGCACGAATCGCTGGTAAGCCGAGGACTCGAACTGGTGGACGAGATCATCATTTCGATCGGTATCAACGACACGAAGCGAACCTATTTCTCACTGGAGAAACGGCTGGAGGCGATCCAAGAGCTCTACAAGGACGAACCGCGCGTACGGGTCATGTCGTATGACTCCCTGACAGTCGATTTCGCCCAACAGATGAATGCCGGGTTTATCCTGCGCGGTATTCGTACGGTGAACGATTTCGAATATGAAAAGAGCATAGCCGATGTGAACCGCAAGTTGAGCGGGATCGAGACATTTATTCTTTTTACGGAACCGGAACATACGCATATCAGCTCCAGCATCGTGCGGGAGTTGCTGCGTTACGGCAAAGATATTTCCCAGTTTGTGCCGAAAGGGACAAATCTTTATTAA
- a CDS encoding DNA topoisomerase IV subunit B, whose product MDELNSTMQQPTAYNDDDIKTLDWMEHIRRRPGMYIGKLGDGSYADDGIYVLLKEVLDNSIDEYMMGYGKTIEVTVEEGTVSVRDYGRGVPLGKVVDVSSKMNTGAKYDSKAFKKSVGLNGVGIKAVNALSSYFLITSYRDGECKRVEYNKAVITEEAPICPTEEANGTLTYFIPDKEIFKDYQYKDEYIESLLKNYVFLNSGLTIVFNGKKFHSRNGLVDLLNENMTTEPLYPIVHLKGEDIEVVITHSNQYGEEYYSFVNGQHTTQGGTHLSAFREALGRVIKEYYNKNFEYSDIRAGVVAAISIKVEEPVFESQTKTKLGSKDMGPDGPSVGKFVGDFIKKELDNYLHKNAETSDALLRKIQESEKERKAIAGVTKLARERAKKANLHNKKLRDCRIHLNDTKGDNLEDSCIFITEGDSASGSITKSRDPNLQAVFSLRGKPLNSFGLTKKIVYENEEFNLLQAALNIEDGLEGLRYNKVIIATDADVDGMHIRLLLITFFLQFFPDLIKRNHVYILQTPLFRVRNKQKTWYCYSEEERVNAIAAAGKNAEITRFKGLGEISPDEFKHFIGKDIRLDPVTMKKEDLVKDMLEFYMGKNTMERQNFIIDNLVVEEDVIN is encoded by the coding sequence ATGGACGAACTAAATTCAACAATGCAACAGCCGACAGCGTACAACGATGACGATATCAAGACGCTTGACTGGATGGAACATATCCGTCGCCGTCCCGGTATGTATATCGGGAAATTAGGAGACGGTAGTTATGCCGATGACGGTATTTATGTATTGCTGAAAGAGGTGCTGGATAACTCCATCGACGAATATATGATGGGTTACGGTAAAACCATAGAAGTGACCGTCGAAGAAGGCACCGTCTCCGTACGCGACTATGGCCGCGGCGTTCCGCTGGGCAAGGTAGTCGATGTCTCCAGCAAGATGAATACCGGAGCAAAGTACGATAGCAAGGCTTTCAAAAAGTCAGTCGGATTGAATGGAGTCGGAATCAAAGCCGTAAATGCGTTGAGCAGCTATTTCCTGATCACCAGTTACCGGGACGGCGAATGCAAGCGGGTAGAATACAACAAGGCAGTCATCACGGAGGAAGCCCCGATCTGCCCGACGGAGGAGGCAAACGGGACGCTCACCTATTTCATCCCGGACAAAGAGATATTCAAGGATTATCAGTATAAAGACGAATATATCGAGAGTCTGCTGAAAAATTACGTGTTCCTCAACTCCGGACTGACGATTGTCTTCAACGGCAAGAAGTTCCATTCACGCAACGGACTTGTGGACTTGCTGAACGAGAACATGACGACAGAGCCTTTATATCCGATCGTCCACCTGAAGGGAGAAGACATAGAAGTGGTCATTACCCACAGTAACCAGTACGGAGAAGAATATTACTCGTTCGTCAACGGCCAACATACAACACAGGGAGGTACGCACCTTTCCGCCTTCCGCGAAGCGTTGGGACGTGTCATAAAGGAATATTACAACAAGAACTTCGAATACTCGGACATTCGCGCCGGCGTAGTAGCAGCCATCAGCATCAAGGTGGAAGAACCGGTGTTCGAAAGCCAGACAAAGACCAAGTTAGGTTCGAAAGACATGGGACCGGACGGACCTTCGGTCGGCAAGTTTGTCGGGGACTTCATCAAGAAGGAATTGGACAACTACCTGCACAAGAACGCAGAGACATCGGACGCCCTGCTGCGTAAGATCCAGGAATCGGAAAAAGAACGCAAGGCGATCGCCGGTGTGACCAAGCTGGCCCGCGAACGGGCAAAGAAGGCGAACCTGCACAACAAGAAACTGCGCGACTGCCGTATTCACCTAAACGACACGAAAGGCGACAATCTGGAAGACAGCTGCATCTTCATTACCGAGGGAGACTCGGCAAGCGGTTCTATTACGAAAAGCCGCGATCCGAACCTGCAAGCGGTATTCAGCCTTCGCGGCAAACCGTTAAACAGTTTCGGACTGACGAAGAAGATCGTATACGAAAACGAAGAATTCAATTTGCTACAGGCTGCATTGAACATAGAGGATGGATTGGAAGGCTTACGTTACAATAAGGTGATCATTGCGACCGATGCCGATGTGGACGGTATGCATATCCGCCTACTGCTGATCACCTTCTTCCTCCAGTTTTTCCCGGACCTGATCAAGCGGAACCATGTCTATATCCTGCAAACACCACTGTTCCGTGTACGCAACAAGCAGAAGACCTGGTATTGCTACAGCGAAGAAGAGCGTGTGAACGCAATCGCTGCCGCCGGAAAAAACGCCGAGATCACCCGGTTCAAAGGTTTGGGAGAGATCTCACCGGATGAGTTCAAGCATTTTATCGGAAAGGATATCCGCCTGGACCCGGTAACCATGAAGAAAGAGGACCTTGTGAAAGATATGCTGGAGTTCTATATGGGCAAGAATACGATGGAACGACAGAACTTTATCATAGATAACTTAGTTGTAGAAGAAGACGTTATCAATTGA